A window of Ruania suaedae contains these coding sequences:
- a CDS encoding 6-phosphofructokinase, with amino-acid sequence MKIGILTSGGDCPGLNAVIRGAVLHGVKSHQDTFVGFRHGWRGVLTNDAITLDRTDVRGLAGDGGTILGSSRTNPMDGPDAGVATVAATLQRRELDALVVVGGEGSLAGAKRLAEEGLPIVGVPKTIDNDLQGTDYTFGFDTAVSIATDAMDRLRTTGESHHRCMVAEVMGRHVGWIALHSGVAVGAHAVLIPEQSVGMPEVCAWVQDVHDRGRSPLVVVAEGFIPAEREDVLAENGTDAAGRPRLGGVGALVTSEIERRTGIETRNTILGHVQRGGNPTGFDRVLATRFGMAAVDLVHDGAWGQMVSIRGTEIERVDLTEALAGLKTVPQHRWDEARALFGR; translated from the coding sequence ATGAAGATCGGCATCCTGACCAGCGGCGGCGACTGTCCGGGGCTGAACGCGGTCATCCGAGGCGCCGTGCTGCATGGGGTGAAGAGCCATCAGGACACCTTCGTAGGGTTCCGGCACGGGTGGCGGGGCGTCCTCACCAACGACGCGATCACCCTGGACCGCACCGATGTGCGAGGGCTTGCCGGTGACGGCGGCACGATCCTGGGGTCCTCGCGCACCAACCCGATGGACGGCCCCGACGCCGGGGTCGCCACCGTGGCGGCCACGCTGCAGCGCCGTGAGCTCGACGCCCTGGTGGTGGTCGGCGGCGAGGGCAGCCTGGCGGGTGCCAAGCGGCTCGCCGAGGAAGGGCTGCCGATCGTCGGCGTTCCCAAGACCATCGACAACGACCTGCAGGGCACCGACTACACGTTCGGGTTCGACACCGCGGTCTCCATCGCGACCGACGCGATGGACCGGCTGCGCACCACCGGCGAGTCCCACCACCGCTGCATGGTCGCCGAGGTGATGGGCCGGCACGTGGGCTGGATCGCGCTGCACTCCGGCGTCGCTGTCGGAGCTCACGCCGTGCTCATCCCCGAGCAGAGCGTGGGGATGCCGGAGGTGTGCGCGTGGGTGCAGGACGTGCACGACCGTGGCCGTTCGCCCCTGGTCGTGGTCGCCGAGGGGTTCATCCCGGCCGAGCGTGAGGACGTGCTGGCCGAGAACGGTACCGATGCCGCCGGCCGGCCCCGGCTGGGAGGCGTCGGCGCACTGGTGACCTCCGAGATCGAGCGACGGACCGGGATCGAGACCCGCAACACGATCCTCGGCCACGTCCAGCGCGGCGGGAACCCCACCGGCTTCGACCGCGTGCTCGCCACCCGGTTCGGGATGGCTGCCGTGGACCTGGTCCATGACGGCGCGTGGGGGCAGATGGTCTCGATCCGCGGCACCGAGATCGAGCGGGTCGACCTCACCGAGGCGCTGGCGGGCCTGAAGACGGTGCCGCAGCACCGGTGGGACGAGGCGCGGGCGCTCTTCGGCCGGTGA
- a CDS encoding glycosyltransferase → MSPRIAMLSLHTSPGARPGSGDVGGMNVVIRELTAQLHASGCDVEILTRRADPDVPDVVELDGGVRLRSITAGPPRVLPKREHEALVTEFGRQLLAGPRYDLVHAHHWYSGLAAGPAVERWQVPLVQSFHSIAAPAHTELGEGERPESPGRLPAEADLAGRADALLAVSTAEARTIVERLGAAPDRVHVVPPGVDTMRFRPHTGPPPRAVERDRRGRDYLLVAARLEPLKGVDLAIETLAGLEPATAPDLVICGGATAGEEEYVQELHRLVAARGLQDRVRFLQPQERDDLAALMAGALLVLAPSHSETYGLTALEAAASGVPVVAAASGGLVEAVLDGETGTVLTSREPRVWAGAVASLLAEPAARARMGRAGRAHAERHTWARMAEGTLAVYERLLARSGAPGGA, encoded by the coding sequence GTGTCTCCACGGATCGCGATGCTCAGCCTGCACACCTCCCCGGGCGCACGGCCGGGTTCCGGTGACGTCGGTGGCATGAACGTCGTCATCCGCGAATTGACCGCGCAGCTGCATGCCAGCGGGTGCGACGTCGAGATACTCACCCGCCGCGCCGATCCCGACGTGCCGGACGTGGTCGAGCTCGACGGGGGAGTGCGGCTGCGCTCGATCACGGCGGGCCCGCCCCGGGTGCTGCCCAAGCGCGAGCACGAGGCCCTGGTCACCGAGTTCGGCCGGCAGCTGCTCGCCGGCCCGCGTTACGACCTCGTGCACGCCCACCACTGGTATTCGGGATTGGCCGCCGGGCCGGCGGTCGAGCGCTGGCAGGTGCCGCTCGTGCAGTCGTTCCACTCGATCGCCGCGCCCGCCCACACTGAGCTGGGTGAGGGCGAGCGCCCCGAATCCCCGGGCCGGCTGCCGGCGGAGGCGGACCTGGCCGGGCGGGCGGACGCCCTGCTCGCCGTCAGCACCGCCGAGGCCCGCACCATCGTCGAGCGCCTGGGTGCCGCGCCCGACCGCGTGCACGTGGTCCCGCCCGGTGTGGACACGATGCGGTTCCGCCCGCACACCGGCCCGCCGCCGCGCGCCGTCGAGCGCGACCGCCGTGGGCGGGACTACCTGCTCGTCGCCGCCCGGCTGGAACCGCTCAAGGGGGTGGACCTGGCGATCGAGACGCTGGCGGGGCTGGAGCCGGCCACCGCACCGGACCTGGTGATCTGCGGCGGTGCGACGGCAGGGGAGGAGGAGTACGTCCAGGAATTGCACCGGCTGGTGGCCGCGCGCGGTCTGCAGGACCGGGTGCGATTCCTGCAGCCGCAGGAGCGTGACGATCTCGCTGCCCTCATGGCTGGTGCGCTCCTCGTGCTCGCCCCCTCGCACTCCGAGACCTACGGCCTCACCGCGCTGGAGGCCGCCGCGAGCGGCGTCCCGGTGGTGGCCGCCGCCTCCGGCGGCCTGGTGGAAGCCGTCCTCGACGGCGAGACCGGCACCGTGCTGACCTCCCGCGAACCCCGCGTCTGGGCCGGCGCCGTCGCGAGCCTGCTGGCGGAGCCGGCCGCCCGCGCACGCATGGGGCGGGCCGGGCGCGCCCACGCCGAGCGGCACACCTGGGCCAGGATGGCCGAGGGAACGCTCGCGGTGTACGAGCGCCTGCTCGCGCGCAGCGGTGCCCCAGGTGGGGCTTGA
- a CDS encoding DUF4352 domain-containing protein yields the protein MSDQNPPGPYGQPAGGQRPGAGEPFGQPPAQTGGYGGYGPQQPQQPGPGQPPQPSGPGHVPAVPTPGYGPQPGYGPQPGYGGAGGPGGPYGQPGYGGPGGPPPQKSNKAVIVVVAVLVGLAVLAALAFGVTQVLGGSDDPTTEPAPAPTSVEPTTPEPTADPEPTTPADVLELGTEATVGDWTVSVHDPEWDETDQIVADGSDEPPAGTQYVYVYATVTNNSQETLEVYDELQMAYFGADREQYNGSRAVAPDDAYFLDPVEPGEQVSGTYIFEVPTGDAMDGVFAIGVPDDATQVAYYAAN from the coding sequence ATGAGCGACCAGAACCCGCCCGGTCCCTACGGCCAGCCCGCCGGGGGCCAGAGGCCCGGAGCGGGCGAGCCGTTCGGTCAGCCGCCGGCGCAGACCGGCGGGTATGGCGGGTATGGCCCGCAGCAGCCGCAGCAACCAGGGCCCGGGCAGCCCCCTCAGCCGAGCGGGCCCGGCCACGTGCCCGCTGTGCCCACTCCGGGCTACGGGCCGCAGCCTGGCTACGGACCCCAGCCGGGATACGGCGGGGCCGGTGGGCCGGGCGGGCCCTATGGGCAGCCCGGCTACGGCGGTCCGGGCGGGCCGCCGCCGCAGAAGTCGAACAAGGCCGTTATCGTCGTCGTGGCCGTGCTCGTGGGCCTCGCTGTCCTCGCCGCCCTAGCCTTCGGCGTCACGCAGGTGCTCGGCGGCAGCGACGATCCGACGACCGAGCCGGCCCCGGCGCCCACCTCGGTGGAGCCGACCACCCCGGAGCCGACGGCCGACCCCGAGCCCACCACCCCGGCGGACGTGCTGGAGCTGGGCACCGAGGCGACCGTGGGGGACTGGACGGTCTCCGTGCACGATCCGGAGTGGGACGAGACCGATCAGATCGTCGCCGACGGCAGTGACGAGCCGCCTGCCGGCACCCAGTACGTCTACGTCTACGCCACGGTGACCAACAACAGCCAGGAGACCCTGGAGGTCTACGACGAGCTGCAGATGGCCTACTTCGGCGCCGATCGCGAGCAGTACAACGGTTCGCGGGCGGTCGCGCCCGACGACGCCTACTTCCTCGATCCGGTGGAGCCGGGGGAGCAGGTCTCGGGCACCTACATCTTCGAGGTGCCCACCGGTGACGCGATGGACGGCGTGTTCGCGATCGGCGTGCCGGACGATGCGACCCAGGTGGCGTACTACGCCGCGAACTGA
- the dnaG gene encoding DNA primase: MAGLIRREDIAAVRERATIEDVVGQHVTLRSAGVGSMKGLCPFHDERTPSFHVRPQLGLWHCFGCDEGGDVISFVQKIDHLPFTDAVEHLAGRAGIQLRYEDDGGPRRPREEPGRRQRLIEAHRVAAEYFAAQLLTEEGKTGREFLAERGFDRAAAEHFGVGYAPRGWDNLARHLRGKHFTEPELTASGLLSQGNRGSYDRFRGRLVWPIRDLAGDVVGFGARKLYEDDQGPKYLNTPETSIYKKSQVLYGIDLAKREIGKRKQVVVVEGYTDVMAMHLAGVPTAVATCGTSFGTEHIKVVRRMLGDTAGPTAGLMLSSGAALGGEVVFTFDGDEAGQKAALRAFDQDQQFATQTFVAVEPSGVDPCELRQHRGDEAVRELVSAREPLFEFAIRSVLRQVDLETVEGRSTGLRIGAPVVARIRDRVLRAGYIRELAGWLGLDEGTVRQAVQQAGRAPAQGGGPSRPAAGGRGQAPDGAARPAVDRSDPVARLERQVLEVVIQLPQHALEAGFDDLGADTFVAPAHRAVHDAIRSVGGTRRFGELAGGLLAGGAGAQGSDRAAALWAEEVREAAGGPVATLVTELAVAPLPEDRPDSLGHYARGVLVALLRMGLTRQIADAKGRLQRMDPNDPAYAEAFAELLAVEERRRGLQDAG; the protein is encoded by the coding sequence ATGGCTGGGCTGATCCGCCGCGAGGACATCGCGGCCGTGCGCGAGCGTGCGACGATCGAGGACGTCGTCGGCCAGCACGTGACGCTCCGCAGCGCCGGGGTGGGCTCGATGAAGGGCCTGTGCCCGTTCCACGACGAGCGCACGCCCTCCTTCCACGTGCGGCCCCAGCTCGGGCTGTGGCACTGCTTCGGGTGCGACGAGGGCGGGGACGTCATCTCGTTCGTGCAGAAGATTGACCACCTGCCCTTCACCGACGCGGTGGAGCACCTGGCCGGCCGCGCGGGTATTCAGCTGCGCTATGAGGACGACGGCGGCCCCCGCCGGCCGCGGGAGGAGCCCGGGCGCCGTCAGCGGCTCATCGAGGCCCACCGGGTGGCGGCGGAGTACTTCGCCGCCCAGTTGCTGACCGAGGAGGGCAAGACCGGCCGGGAGTTCCTCGCCGAGCGTGGGTTCGACCGTGCCGCGGCGGAGCACTTCGGTGTCGGGTACGCCCCCCGGGGGTGGGACAACCTGGCCCGGCACCTGCGGGGCAAGCACTTCACCGAGCCGGAGCTGACGGCCTCGGGGCTGCTCTCCCAGGGCAATCGCGGCAGCTACGACCGGTTCCGGGGGCGGCTGGTGTGGCCGATCCGGGACCTGGCCGGGGACGTCGTCGGCTTCGGGGCACGCAAGCTGTACGAGGACGACCAGGGCCCGAAGTACCTCAACACCCCCGAGACGTCGATCTACAAGAAGTCCCAGGTGCTCTACGGCATCGACCTGGCCAAACGCGAGATCGGCAAGCGCAAGCAGGTCGTCGTGGTCGAGGGCTACACCGACGTCATGGCGATGCACCTGGCCGGCGTGCCCACCGCGGTGGCCACCTGCGGCACGTCCTTCGGGACCGAGCACATCAAGGTCGTACGGCGGATGCTGGGGGACACCGCGGGCCCGACGGCGGGCCTGATGCTCTCCTCCGGGGCTGCCCTGGGCGGCGAGGTCGTCTTCACCTTCGACGGCGACGAGGCGGGGCAGAAGGCGGCCCTGCGTGCCTTCGACCAGGATCAGCAGTTCGCCACCCAGACCTTCGTCGCGGTCGAGCCCAGCGGCGTCGACCCGTGCGAGCTGCGTCAGCACCGAGGCGACGAGGCCGTGCGGGAGCTGGTCTCGGCACGCGAACCGCTGTTCGAGTTCGCGATCCGGTCGGTGCTGCGGCAGGTCGACCTGGAGACGGTGGAGGGGCGCTCGACCGGGCTGCGGATCGGAGCGCCCGTGGTCGCGCGGATCCGCGACCGGGTGCTGCGCGCCGGCTACATCCGCGAGCTCGCGGGGTGGCTCGGGCTCGACGAGGGGACCGTGCGCCAGGCCGTGCAGCAGGCCGGCCGGGCACCCGCCCAGGGCGGGGGGCCCTCCCGCCCGGCCGCAGGCGGGCGTGGGCAGGCCCCCGACGGCGCAGCCCGCCCCGCCGTCGACCGTTCCGACCCGGTGGCCAGACTCGAGCGGCAGGTGCTCGAGGTGGTGATCCAGCTGCCGCAGCATGCGCTGGAGGCCGGCTTCGACGACCTCGGCGCCGACACCTTCGTGGCCCCGGCCCACCGTGCGGTGCACGATGCGATCCGGTCCGTCGGGGGCACCCGCCGGTTCGGCGAGCTCGCCGGCGGGTTGCTCGCGGGCGGGGCGGGCGCCCAGGGCAGCGACCGGGCCGCGGCGCTGTGGGCCGAGGAGGTCCGGGAGGCGGCCGGCGGGCCGGTGGCGACGCTCGTGACCGAGCTCGCCGTGGCACCGCTTCCCGAGGACCGGCCGGATTCCCTGGGTCACTACGCGCGGGGGGTCCTGGTGGCGCTGCTCCGGATGGGCCTGACCCGGCAGATCGCCGACGCCAAGGGTCGCCTGCAGCGCATGGACCCCAACGATCCCGCCTATGCCGAGGCCTTCGCCGAGCTGCTCGCCGTGGAGGAGCGGCGCCGGGGGCTGCAGGACGCCGGCTAG
- a CDS encoding deoxyguanosinetriphosphate triphosphohydrolase, whose amino-acid sequence MRHENTAAPGEYGPGDVERWYAEPPKSAHRTPFERDRARIVHSSALRRLGAKTQVLGPGTDDFARTRLTHSLEVAQVGRELGKSLGCDPDVVDTACLAHDLGHPPFGHNGETALDQVAAAIGGFEGNAQTLRLLTRLEPKTFTPDGAGVGLNLTRASLDAATKYPWAAGQGPVRPDGGTTRKFGVYDDDQPVFDWLRQGAPPLARCIEAQVMDLADDVSYSVHDVEDAVFSGRVDLSTLTQESERDRVLTQVRQWYDPAVGDAELDAAIDTLSGLDYWVTRYDGTRRGQARLKDMTSQLIGRFCDAAGRATRARFGDGPLVRYDADLVVPDAVLAEISILKGIAATYVMAPREEDTLYQRQRLILTDLVAVLYDRAEIALAEMFAEDFADADDDDIRLRVVVDQVASLTDLSALEWHARMCGPQVGTLL is encoded by the coding sequence GTGCGCCACGAGAACACTGCCGCACCCGGGGAGTACGGGCCGGGTGACGTCGAACGGTGGTACGCCGAGCCACCGAAATCGGCGCACCGCACCCCGTTCGAGCGCGACCGCGCACGCATCGTGCACTCCTCGGCGCTGCGCCGGCTCGGGGCCAAGACCCAGGTGCTGGGCCCGGGGACGGACGATTTCGCCCGGACCCGTCTGACGCACTCCCTCGAGGTGGCCCAGGTGGGTCGCGAGCTCGGCAAGTCGCTGGGATGCGACCCCGACGTGGTCGACACCGCCTGCCTCGCCCACGACCTCGGGCACCCGCCGTTCGGGCACAACGGCGAGACAGCCCTCGACCAGGTGGCCGCCGCGATCGGCGGCTTCGAGGGCAACGCCCAGACCTTGCGGTTGCTGACCCGGCTGGAGCCGAAGACCTTCACCCCCGACGGCGCGGGCGTGGGCCTCAATCTCACCCGCGCCAGCCTGGACGCCGCCACCAAGTATCCGTGGGCCGCGGGTCAGGGGCCCGTCCGCCCGGACGGGGGCACCACCCGCAAGTTCGGGGTCTACGACGACGACCAGCCCGTCTTCGACTGGTTGCGCCAGGGTGCGCCGCCGCTGGCGCGCTGCATCGAAGCCCAGGTCATGGACCTGGCCGACGACGTCTCCTACTCCGTGCACGACGTGGAGGATGCCGTCTTCTCCGGTCGGGTGGACCTGAGCACCCTGACCCAGGAGAGCGAGCGCGACCGCGTCCTGACCCAGGTGCGCCAGTGGTACGACCCGGCGGTCGGTGACGCGGAGCTGGACGCCGCCATCGACACCCTCTCCGGACTGGACTACTGGGTCACCCGCTACGACGGCACCCGCCGCGGTCAGGCCCGCCTGAAGGACATGACCAGCCAGCTCATCGGCCGGTTCTGCGACGCCGCCGGGCGCGCCACCCGGGCTCGGTTCGGGGACGGGCCGCTGGTGCGCTACGACGCCGACCTCGTGGTCCCGGACGCGGTGCTCGCCGAGATCAGCATCCTCAAGGGCATCGCGGCGACCTACGTGATGGCCCCGCGGGAGGAGGACACCCTCTACCAGCGCCAGCGGCTGATCCTGACCGACCTGGTCGCCGTGCTCTACGACCGGGCCGAGATCGCGCTGGCGGAGATGTTCGCGGAGGACTTCGCCGACGCTGACGACGACGACATCCGGCTGCGGGTGGTGGTGGACCAGGTGGCCTCGCTCACCGACCTCTCCGCGCTGGAGTGGCACGCGCGGATGTGCGGTCCGCAGGTCGGCACCCTGCTGTGA
- the dusB gene encoding tRNA dihydrouridine synthase DusB: MSALQIGPIAVGTPVVLAPMAGVTNAPFRQLCREAGAAGLPTDLPTAAGPAPAGLYVAEMVTSRALVERTPESMRIISRDAGERVHSVQLYGVDPATVRLAVRMLVTERRADHIDLNFGCPVPKVTRKGGGAVLPWKSELFSAIVTAACQEADGSGIPVTVKMRMGIDTDHLTYLDAGLRAQEAGAASVALHARTAADYYSGTAHWEAIARLKETVTDIPVLGNGDIWSAEDALAMVEQTGCDGVVVGRGCQGRPWLFTDLVAAFSGSPVRVRPGLAEVAAVLRRHAELMVEHFGDELKALRELRKHMAWYLKGYVVGGEARAALGLVSTLAELDERLAALDLDQPYPGAGAEGPRGRAGTPKTPHVPEGWLRSRDMDDALREMIAQAESSVSGG; this comes from the coding sequence GTGAGTGCGCTGCAGATCGGACCGATCGCCGTCGGGACCCCCGTGGTGCTCGCCCCCATGGCGGGCGTGACGAACGCCCCCTTCCGGCAACTGTGCCGGGAGGCCGGCGCCGCCGGCCTGCCCACCGACCTCCCGACGGCGGCCGGCCCCGCCCCCGCAGGCCTCTACGTCGCGGAGATGGTCACCTCCCGCGCCCTGGTCGAGCGCACCCCGGAGTCGATGCGGATCATCTCCCGCGATGCCGGTGAGCGTGTGCACAGCGTCCAGCTCTACGGCGTGGATCCGGCGACCGTGCGCCTCGCCGTGCGGATGCTGGTCACCGAGCGGCGCGCCGACCACATCGACCTCAACTTCGGCTGCCCGGTGCCCAAGGTCACCCGCAAGGGCGGGGGAGCGGTGCTTCCCTGGAAGAGCGAGCTGTTCTCGGCGATCGTCACCGCGGCGTGCCAGGAGGCGGACGGGTCCGGCATCCCGGTCACGGTGAAGATGCGGATGGGTATCGACACCGACCACCTCACCTACCTCGACGCCGGTTTGCGCGCGCAGGAGGCCGGCGCCGCCTCGGTGGCGCTGCACGCCCGCACGGCCGCGGACTACTACTCCGGGACCGCGCACTGGGAGGCGATCGCCCGGCTGAAGGAGACGGTCACCGACATCCCGGTGCTCGGCAACGGGGACATCTGGTCGGCCGAGGACGCTCTGGCCATGGTGGAGCAGACCGGGTGCGACGGGGTCGTCGTCGGGCGGGGCTGCCAGGGCCGGCCGTGGTTGTTCACCGACCTGGTGGCGGCCTTCTCGGGCTCGCCGGTGCGGGTGCGGCCAGGGCTGGCCGAGGTGGCCGCCGTGCTGCGTCGCCACGCCGAGCTGATGGTCGAGCACTTCGGGGACGAGCTCAAGGCGCTGCGCGAGCTGCGCAAGCACATGGCGTGGTACCTCAAGGGCTACGTGGTCGGGGGTGAGGCGCGCGCCGCGCTCGGGCTGGTCAGCACCCTGGCCGAGCTGGACGAGCGGTTGGCGGCGCTCGATCTGGATCAGCCCTACCCGGGCGCCGGAGCCGAGGGCCCGCGCGGGCGGGCGGGCACGCCGAAGACCCCGCACGTGCCCGAGGGCTGGCTGCGGAGCCGGGACATGGACGACGCGCTGCGGGAGATGATCGCCCAGGCCGAGTCCTCGGTCTCCGGCGGCTGA
- a CDS encoding YibE/F family protein, translating into MPLDHQEARRARRILLAITLPLLVATLAGLVLLWPSGDTPVGSQPNPVDGPNFADATVVEVTGDAGEEIRAELHDGSDDVVPVQVAPEIFAAGIDEGDRIRVFFTASAMGSGSPYVFVDFVRGTPLIILAVVYSLLVLAVARVRGLMAIGGLLLSMAVVVVFLVPALMTGGPPLLITLVGASAMMFVAVYLAHGISIRTTTALLGTFAGLAVTTALAGWATAAAELSGVGSETSIMLNAMLPGVGLRDLLLCGIVIAGLGALNDVTITQASAVWELHAASPTASRLRIFRRAMRIGRDHIASTVYTLAFAYVGTALPTLLIVMLYDRPLGSTLTAGEIAEELVRTLVSSIGLVLAIPATTALAAALVRTAPSRHVRTGQARPEPPAQPELPT; encoded by the coding sequence GTGCCCCTGGACCACCAGGAGGCGCGGCGGGCGCGGCGGATCCTGCTCGCGATCACGTTGCCGCTGCTGGTGGCCACGCTGGCCGGGCTGGTGCTGCTGTGGCCCAGCGGCGACACCCCGGTGGGCTCCCAGCCCAACCCCGTCGACGGGCCCAACTTCGCCGACGCCACCGTGGTGGAGGTCACCGGCGATGCCGGGGAGGAGATCCGGGCCGAGCTGCACGACGGCAGCGACGACGTGGTGCCGGTGCAGGTGGCACCGGAGATCTTCGCCGCCGGCATCGATGAAGGGGACCGGATCCGCGTCTTCTTCACCGCCAGCGCGATGGGCTCGGGCAGCCCCTACGTCTTCGTCGACTTCGTCCGCGGCACCCCGCTGATCATCCTCGCCGTCGTCTACTCGCTGCTGGTGCTGGCGGTGGCCCGGGTGCGCGGACTGATGGCGATCGGCGGGCTGCTGCTGTCGATGGCCGTCGTGGTGGTCTTCCTCGTCCCGGCGCTGATGACCGGCGGGCCGCCGCTGCTGATCACGCTCGTCGGTGCGAGCGCGATGATGTTCGTGGCCGTCTATCTCGCCCACGGGATATCGATCCGGACCACGACGGCGCTGCTGGGCACCTTCGCGGGCCTGGCCGTGACCACGGCGCTCGCCGGCTGGGCCACGGCGGCCGCCGAGCTCAGCGGGGTCGGCTCGGAGACCTCGATCATGCTGAACGCGATGCTGCCCGGGGTCGGCCTGCGCGACCTGCTGCTGTGCGGCATCGTCATCGCCGGCCTCGGTGCGCTCAACGACGTCACCATCACCCAGGCCTCAGCCGTGTGGGAGCTGCATGCGGCCTCCCCGACGGCGTCCCGCCTCCGGATCTTCCGCCGCGCCATGCGCATCGGCCGCGACCACATCGCCTCCACCGTCTACACCCTGGCGTTCGCCTATGTCGGCACCGCCCTGCCCACCCTGCTGATCGTGATGCTCTACGACCGGCCCCTGGGCAGCACTCTGACGGCCGGCGAGATCGCCGAGGAGCTGGTGCGCACCCTGGTCTCCTCGATCGGGCTGGTGCTGGCGATCCCGGCGACCACGGCGCTCGCCGCCGCCCTGGTGCGGACGGCTCCCTCCCGCCACGTGCGCACCGGTCAGGCCCGGCCCGAGCCCCCCGCCCAGCCCGAGCTGCCCACCTGA